One segment of Solanum stenotomum isolate F172 chromosome 1, ASM1918654v1, whole genome shotgun sequence DNA contains the following:
- the LOC125852026 gene encoding partner of Y14 and mago yields MASSTTRGEDEAKQLAAELGKTLKEGERLLAPTRRPDGTLRKPIRIRAGYVPQDEVAIYKSKGAIWKKEMESLQDVPPGYDPVMDEKPKSKAAKRNERKKEKRQQAALEKGKNPENDEVSSAENSVDGPDQVESVMSQINNLAISANPVVPPSNSTESSGMGDSVQDIDKKIRSLKKKIRLTEAQQQKTEEKDMKPEQLEKMAKLESWRKELKLLEDKKAELEAS; encoded by the exons ATGGCGAGCAGCACGACCAGAGGAGAGGACGAAGCGAAACAATTGGCAGCTGAGCTAGGCAAAACCCTAAAAGAAGGGGAAAGACTACTCGCACCAACAAGACGCCCTGACGGAACACTCCGTAAACCTATTCGAATTAGGGCTGGTTATGTGCCTCAAGATGAAGTCGCCATTTACAAATCTAAAGGCGCTATT TGGAAGAAAGAAATGGAGTCACTGCAGGATGTTCCGCCGGGTTATGATCCAGTGATGGATGAAAAGCCCAAGTCTAAAGCTGCCAAGCGGAATGAAAGGAAGAAGGAAAAGCGTCAACAG GCTGCCCTTGAAAAGGGTAAGAATCCAGAGAACGATGAGGTCTCATCTGCTGAAAATTCGGTTGATGGTCCAGATCAGGTTGAATCAGTTATGTCCCAGATAAACAATCTTGCCATATCTGCAAATCCTGTCGTCCCTCCTTCAAATTCAACCGAGTCTTCTGGCATGGGAGATAGTGTGCAGGACATTGACAAAAAGATCCGATCTCTGAAGAAAAAG ATTCGGCTAACAGAAGCTCAACAACAGAAGACTGAGGAGAAGGACATGAAGCCAGAGCAGCTGGAGAAAATGGCTAAGCTGGAAAGCTGGCGAAAAGAGTTGAAACTTTTGGAAGATAAAAAGGCTGAGTTGGAAGCATCGTGA
- the LOC125843969 gene encoding separase, with amino-acid sequence MGSSTATVLLTELQSSTNFTTNTYKNFSNYLHEFTTLSKPNKPSKSTDVTTIRSLAKQFLSFINTSLSLLPKRLSESPKLPDESAPHLFDIYRLCLNCLESISSQLSCKPYTVQAQRVRYIHCLDSWGKYEEVECEGLSVLKFLRENAIGKTKKEVKKSRSTRRLLPQLDEENVDQEFALLVVEIVVTLVKCASLIQNKAVHEYDGLLDLVKEFVPWLKVLDTNAREKLHRVLVTYLNRITLIMVGDFTKFNGDLVCKFCIETLCQIKQSPLKDQLFKFAKKICSSLFSQKHDEFSGIADTLKYVLDTMAAEIKVGQENTIVEILELVCYCAHKCRSVNSNVCSILAAQLKELATRVKKYYVELTGSQDELPTDLILGLYATGLLINESCIHDSRALSFDCNDVLQKLSSLLNFSKSYFEIDRKGGNCSQKRMLYIPSYFDALKFLCQPLAEYVISARKEILSVTEAGSCNTYLEIIQDVFKQYINVFLHNSAADSKQDPCEDNNKVLLLVAVTAFTLSLSTKRDIKETVRFLKYLISSERVQVNGLKYLFTSFYNIAVVLYRNKQMKEAAKALKLCCKASWNRVLCLCESFKHESDKLKNDLSEDDVIGFIDEACEKTAFLLEVLQHSGNCKVQKILIDSLKSWSAAQHLFKKLPSPISVVKQFVKMELKVNDVDIEEGTTMLYSLMSPFVESKQALGIILEQELMAYRDLNVRNPRLCQEMCLKIIALLLQEVYVSKDSYLQRCRSLIVKGEVLRARGFQYLKDCIQCLSEAIATVEITLKRKNYGENLSCTNSASHLAAYAYCARALCTSEIEPDSKRLYEDIRAAARLWMSLNHCHAPDQCRMSETMLNMLHQIVDLLSLKGYLEIHPDIYEMMIQIFMKNIPLEKSVSLLWRYRRLRHALCTSPVNEMFIKTLSNHCGELSKSVEYWMKCMKESQPQLVGFQQSFFLTLSLSSKVFHSNQSLFHCDIIEDKVKLTASELIHAVPLSSGSAFLSAYLYYDLSERLILNGRLIEALAYAKEAHRLRSKLLQENFQYQIEQQGEVYGLTKFQIYDSVAAKAWFPASVSFDFDGSMLTPWTILQCYLESILQVGTVHEMLGNGTEAKTLLVWGKDISCFQSLPLFIISCCCMLGKLYAKQHLLELAEKELNTAKQTLAENYDDISCLKCRIILEVSIDLLLGDLWRRQHCNTTPTVEFVYSVKEKYRSSFEKLNNFGWEDSVGCSLGASSQHTKHQATYSFANGSTDPSDLKEFPSQDKLENAVEGRRTRKTKKEAEHNLRMTQSRYHSMKKCESSMDDEHANDAEDIGCMCYKLKCWHHLPLEILRSGSLSNFVYLKWELVRRQLSLRLLTTTEKCLGLSGDSHEAQKLVLQSFSLFSSDPSCPMYSSLPLMSLVDQMGHNIWAVELAVDHSLILYRICYSILNSYTCKVYRICYSILNSYTCKGTRKTSCKECRNFSCIKLSKVIGWLKLAFILSREIPLLSQKISRLLAAVYVLSTSVKSFSIAPSKAIFESQWASFFHQASIGTHLNQHFFSFPLKKQKAEQDVDYEGSCSSSQPYLGSEELNMLRIAPESVEDLEDFVSKFFENLPSCTIVCLSLLGRSVSSLLTELLHSPYPIQSWILLSRMSSISQPITVILPVHSILNEAADDVAEFTSSFSFEVKDKHWHCPWVSSMIDDVAPVFRDILENNYLSSSVHLLEDTTESRSSWWKWRKHLDKRLANFLRNLEDSWLGPWRCLLLGELSECELLDSLVKKLYDHFRHKAGADVHESLLKVILGGAKYACEKENCISQMVINKGCHLHGGCHGNSKVLCKTSTEVESLCDSVYKSIIDEAQEIEEIESMSRRPVILVLDLEVQMLPWENLPVLRNQQVYRMPSVSSIRATLIKCCQDQQQVQKGGSPMKQGVPSSPSIPLIDPLDSYYLLNPSGDLSSTQSEFENWFRDQDFEGKCGTAPAVEELAEALRSHDLFIYFGHGSGAQYIPEHEVKKLESCAATLLMGCSSGSLYLHGCYAPRGAPLCYLFAGSPVVVANLWEVTDKDIDRFGKSMLDAILRERSNVSFRCDQCDTLSDKLESLKISDRKRSERVKTKKDTTADMYNNNISTNHCNHRPKIGSFMGQAREACTLPFLIGAAPVCYGVPTGIISKKDL; translated from the exons ATGGGTTCCTCCACCGCCACTGTTCTCCTCACAGAACTTCAATCCTCCACCAATTTCACTACCAATACCTACAAAAACTTCTCTAATTACCTCCACGAATTCACCACTCTATCCAAACCAAACAAACCATCAAAATCCACCGACGTTACTACAATCCGTTCACTTGCCAAACAATTTCTTTCGTTCATCAATACATCCTTATCACTATTGCCCAAACGCCTATCTGAATCCCCCAAACTCCCTGACGAATCTGCCCCTCATTTGTTTGATATTTACAGGTTATGCCTTAACTGCCTTGAGAGTATCTCCTCGCAGCTGTCTTGTAAACCCTACACCGTTCAAGCACAAAGAGTCCGGTACATTCATTGTCTGGATTCATGGGGGAAATACGAGGAAGTGGAATGTGAAGGACTTTCCGTACTTAAGTTTCTTCGGGAGAATGCAATTGGTAAAACcaagaaagaagtcaagaagtcAAGATCAACACGACGGTTGTTGCCACAATTGGATGAAGAGAATGTGGATCAAGAATTTGCTCTTTTGGTCGTGGAGATTGTCGTTACACTTGTTAAGTGTGCTTCTTTAATTCAGAACAAGGCTGTCCATGAATATGATGGACTTCTTGATTTGGTCAAAGAATTTGTGCCGtggttaaa GGTTTTGGATACGAATGCTCGTGAGAAATTGCATCGGGTGCTTGTGACATATTTGAACAGAATAACACTGATTATGGTTGGGGACTTCACAAAATTCAACGGGGACTTGGTGTGTAAATTTTGTATAGAAACCTTGTGTCAAATTAAACAATCACCCCTTAAGGATCAACTGTTCAAG TTCGCAAAGAAGATATGCTCTTCTCTGTTCTCACAAAAACATGATGAATTCTCTGGGATTGCTGACACCTTAAAATATGTGCTGGACACCATGGCTGCAGAAATAAAG GTTGGACAGGAGAACACTATAGTAGAAATTCTGGAGCTTGTTTGTTATTGTGCCCATAAATGCCGAAGTGTTAACTCAAATGTTTGTAGCATCCTGGCTGCCCAATTAAAAGAATTAGCCACGCGcgtgaaaaaatattatgttgaATTAACAGGTTCTCAG GATGAGCTACCCACTGATTTGATTCTGGGGCTTTATGCTACTGGATTGCTAATTAATGAGTCCTGTATTCATGACTCAAGAGCTCTCTCCTTCGATTGCAATGATGTGCTGCAGAAATTAAGTAGTTTGctcaacttttcaaaatcttattttgaaatagaCAGAAAAGGAGGCAACTGCTCACAGAAGAGAATGCTCTATATTCCGTCTTATTTTGATGCATTGAAGTTTCTGTGCCAGCCACTTGCGGAGTATGTTATCTCAGCAAGGAAAGAAATTCTTAGTGTAACAGAGGCTGGATCCTGCAATACTTACCTAGAAATTATCCAGGATGTGTTCAAGCAGTACATTAACGTCTTCCTACACAACAG TGCCGCTGATAGCAAGCAAGATCCTTGTGAAGATAACAACAAAGTGTTACTTCTTGTAGCAGTCACTGCTTTCACTCTCTCTTTAAGCACAAAACGTGATATCAAG GAAACTGTTAGATTTCTCAAATATCTCATTTCAAGTGAGCGAGTTCAAGTCAATGGACTTAAGTATCTCTTCACCTCTTTTTACAACATTGCTGTCGTATTGTACAGAAACAAGCAAATGAAAGAG GCTGCTAAAGCTTTGAAGCTATGCTGCAAAGCATCTTGGAATCGTGTCTTATGTCTGTGTGAATCATTTAAACATGAATCAGATAAACTTAAGAATGATCTGTCAGAAGATGATGTGATTGGTTTCATTGATGAGGCGTGTGAGAAAACTGCTTTTCTTTTGGAGGTGCTCCAACATAGTGGTAATTGTAAGGTACAAAAAATCCTCATTGATAGCCTTAAAAGTTGGTCTGCTGCACAGCATTTGTTCAAAAAACTGCCAAGTCCCATATCTGTAGTGAAACAGTTTGTGAAG ATGGAATTGAAAGTTAACGATGTGGATATTGAAGAAGGTACCACTATGTTGTATTCTTTGATGTCACCTTTTGTAGAATCAAAACAGGCTCTTGGAATCATTTTGGAGCAG GAGCTAATGGCATATAGAGATTTGAATGTACGAAATCCAAGATTATGTCAGGAAATGTGTTTGAAAATTATAGCTCTTCTTTTACAAGAAGTATATGTCTCCAAGGACAGCTATTTACAGAGATGTAGATCCCTTATTGTTAAGGGAGAGGTGTTAAGAGCCCGTGGATTTCAATATCTGAAAGATTGCATTCAGTGTCTATCCGAGGCAATAGCTACAGTT GAAATTACTTTAAAACGGAAAAACTATGGAGAAAATTTATCCTGCACTAATTCAGCTTCTCATCTGGCAGCCTATGCATATTGTGCACGTGCACTCTGTACCAGTGAGATTGAACCAGATTCAAAG AGACTTTATGAAGATATACGTGCTGCAGCTAGACTTTGGATGAGTCTGAATCACTGCCATGCACCTGATCAGTGTAGGATGTCTGAAACTATGTTGAATATGTTGCATCAGATTGTTGACTTGTTATCATTGAAG GGCTACCTGGAAATTCATCCAGACATATATGAGATGATGATACAAATATTTATGAAGAATATTCCATTAGAGAAGTCTGTGTCGTTACTATGGAGATATAGAAGACTTAGGCATGCACTCTGTACATCACCTGTGAATGAAATGTTCATCAAAACATTGTCCAACCATTGTGGTGAACTTTCCAAGTCTGTTGAATACTGGATGAAGTGCATGAAAGAATCTCAACCACAATTAGTTGGGTTTCAGCAGAGCTTCTTTCTAAccctttctctttcttctaaAGTGTTTCATAGTAATCAAAGCCTTTTCCACTGTGACATTATAGAGGATAAAGTTAAGCTCACTGCTTCAGAGCTCATTCATGCT GTTCCTTTATCAAGCGGTTCAGCCTTTCTTTCTGCTTATCTTTACTATGATTTGAGTGAGAGACTGATTCTAAATGGACGATTGATTGAG GCTCTTGCTTATGCAAAAGAAGCCCATCGTTTACGAAGTAAACTTCTTCAAGAAAACTTCCAATATCAGATAGAGCAGCAGGGTGAGGTATATGGTCTTACAAAATTCCAGATATATGATTCTGTGGCTGCAAAGGCTTGGTTTCCTGCAAGTGTCTCATTTGACTTTGATGGTTCTATGCTTACTCCTTGGACTATCCTCCAATGTTATCTGGAAAGCATTTTACAG GTTGGAACTGTTCATGAGATGCTTGGAAATGGAACTGAGGCTAAGACACTTCTAGTTTGGGGGAAGGACATCTCTTGTTTTCAGAGTTTGCCACTCTTCATAATTTCATGCTGTTGTATGTTAG GAAAACTATATGCTAAACAACATCTCTTGGAGTTGGCAGAAAAGGAACTAAATACTGCTAAGCAAACATTGGCTGAAAACTATGATGACATCTCTTGCCTGAAATGCAGAATTATTCTGGAAGTTTCAATTGATCTGCTTCTAGGAGATCTATGGAGACGCCAACATTGTAATACTACCCCCACAGTGGAATTTGTATATAGTGTTAAAGAGAAGTATAGATCTTCCTTTGAGAAGCTGAATAACTTTGGCTGGGAGGATTCTGTTGGTTGTTCTTTAGGAGCAAGTTCCCAGCATACCAAGCACCAGGCTACGTATTCATTTGCAAATGGTTCAACAGATCCTTCAGATCTGAAGGAGTTCCCATCCCAAGACAAGCTGGAAAATGCTGTTGAAGGCAGAAGGACTAggaagaccaagaaagaggcCGAACATAATTTAAGGATGACACAGTCAAGATATCACTCTatgaaaaaatgtgaaagtTCTATGGATGATGAACATGCTAATGATGCTGAAGACATAGGCT GTATGTGCTACAAATTGAAGTGTTGGCACCATCTTCCTCTTGAGATTCTCCGATCTGGGTCTTTGAGTAATTTTGTATACTTGAAATGGGAGCTTGTTCGCAGACAACTTTCGCTGAGGCTTCTAACTACTACAG AAAAATGCTTAGGTCTTTCTGGTGATAGCCATGAAGCACAAAAGCTTGTTCTTCAAAGCTTTTCGCTGTTCAGTTCAGATCCGTCTTGTCCCATGTATTCTTCTCTGCCACTAATGTCCTTGGTTGACCAGATGGGACACAATATTTGGGCGGTTGAATTGGCTGTTGATCATTCACTTATACTTTACCGCATTTGCTATTCCATTTTGAATAGCTATACTTGCAAAGTTTACCGCATTTGCTATTCCATTTTGAATAGCTATACTTGCAAAGGAACCAG GAAAACTAGCTGTAAAGAATGCCGTAATTTTTCATGCATTAAGTTATCAAAAGTTATTGGTTGGCTGAAGCTGGCTTTCATTCTCAGTCGTGAGATTCCCTTGCTTTCTCAAAAG ATTTCCAGGTTGCTTGCGGCAGTTTATGTACTTTCTACTTCTGTTAAGTCTTTTAGTATAGCACCTAGCAAAGCAATCTTTGAGAGCCAATGGGCATCGTTCTTCCATCAAGCTTCAATTGGTACTCATCTCAATCAACACTTCTTTTCTTTCCCATTGAAGAAGCAGAAAGCTGAACAAGATGTGGATTATGAG GGTTCATGTTCTTCCAGCCAACCATATCTTGGTTCAGAAGAACTTAACATGCTCAG GATTGCACCTGAATCAGTTGAAGATCTTGAAGATTTTGTTTCGAAATTTTTTGAGAACCTTCCTTCTTGTACAATCGTCTGTCTTAGCTTGCTTGGACGCTCTGTTTCCAGTTTGTTGACTGAATTGTTGCATTCTCCATACCCCATTCAATCATGGATTTTATTATCTCGCATGAGCTCGATTAGTCAGCCCATCACTGTAATTTTGCCGGTGCATTCAATCTTAAATG AAGCTGCAGATGATGTTGCTGAATTCACTTCCAGTTTTTCATTTGAAGTCAAAGATAAGCACTGGCATTGCCCTTGGGTGTCCAGCATGATCGATGATGTGGCTCCAGTCTTTAGAGATATATTAGAGAATAATTACTTATCCTCTTCTGTACACCTATTAGAAGATACAACAGAGAGCAGATCATCATGGTGGAAGTGGAGGAAACACCTTGATAAGCGCCTTGCTAACTTTTTACG GAATCTAGAGGATTCATGGTTAGGTCCTTGGAGATGCTTGCTTTTGGGGGAATTGTCAGAATGCGAGCTCCTGGATTCACTAGTAAAGAAACTCTATGATCATTTTAGACATAAAGCTGGAGCAGATGTTCATGAAAGTCTTCTTAAAGTAATTCTTGGAGGTGCGAAGTACGCTTGTGAGAAAGAAAATTGTATTTCTCAGATGGTTATAAATAAAGGGTGTCACCTACATGGAGGGTGTCATGGAAACTCCAAAGTGTTATGTAAGACATCTACAGAAGTTGAAAGTCTCTGTGATTCAGTATACAAGTCTATAATTGATGAAGCCCAAGAGATAGAAGAGATTGAATCCATGAGTAGAAGACCAGTTATTCTTGTTTTGGATCTTGAGGTGCAG ATGCTTCCTTGGGAGAACCTACCGGTATTAAGAAACCAGCAGGTTTATCGCATGCCTTCAGTTAGCAGCATCAGAGCAACGCTGATCAAGTGTTGCCAAGATCAACAGCAAGTTCAGAAGGGGGGATCTCCTATGAAACAAGGGGTTCCATCATCACCTTCCATTCCACTGATTGATCCACTGGATTCCTATTATCTTTTGAATCCAAGTGGAGATCTCAGCAGTACACAGAGTGAATTTGAAAACTGGTTCAGAGATCAGGATTTTGAG
- the LOC125874965 gene encoding uncharacterized protein LOC125874965, with protein MPKSKRNRAVTLSKTKKKGKEHKENIVNSIRECAEKYSSAYVFSFENMRNLKFKEFRDQLKSSSRFFLGSNKVMQVALGRSDSDEIRPGLHKISKLVRGDSGLCFTNLSKEEVQRLFNEYEEHDFARTGTTATEKVELQEGPLDQFTHEMEPFLRKQGMPVRLNRGVVELVSDFVVCEEGRPLSPEAARILRLLGKKMATFRLHLICRWSPDEFEIYREGLEESDIESS; from the exons ATGCCGAAGTCGAAGCGTAACAGAGCTG TTACCTTATCTAAGACGAAGAAGAAGGGTAAGGAGCACAAAGAAAACATTGTCAACTCAATAAGGGAATGCGCGGAAAAGTATAGTTCAGCGTACGTATTTAGTTTCGAGAACATGAGAAATCTCAAGTTCAAGGAGTTCAGAGATCAGCTCAAGTCTTCTAGCAG ATTTTTCCTGGGATCGAACAAAGTCATGCAGGTAGCATTAGGTCGGTCAGACTCTGATGAGATTCGTCCCGGCCTCCATAAGATTTCTAAG CTTGTACGTGGCGATTCAGGTCTTTGCTTTACTAACTTATCGAAGGAGGAGGTCCAAAG GTTGTTTAACGAGTATGAAGAACATGACTTTGCGAGGACTGGCACTACAGCAACTGAAAAG GTGGAGCTACAAGAAGGTCCTCTTGATCAGTTCACACATGAGATGGAGCCATTCTTGCGGAAACAAGGGATGCCAGTGCGGTTGAACAGAG GTGTCGTGGAGCTCGTGTCTGACTTTGTTGTATGTGAAGAAGGGAGGCCATTGTCACCAGAGGCAGCTCGGATACTG CGTCTGCTTGGTAAGAAGATGGCTACTTTCCGGCTCCACTTAATATGCAGGTGGTCTCCTGATGAGTTTGAAATCTACAGAGAAGGATTGGAAGAATCAGATATTGAATCCTCATAG